A single window of Methylocella tundrae DNA harbors:
- the tyrS gene encoding tyrosine--tRNA ligase: MSDDFSPASDFLRALIERGYLHQCSDLAGLDAKAKSGELVAYIGFDCTAPSLHVGSLVQIMMLRWLQKTGGKPIALMGGGTTRVGDPSGKDESRKILTLEAIEDNKNGIKRVFSKFLTFGEGPKDAIMPDNAEWLSSLNYIDFLRDIGRHFSVNRMLAMDSVKTRLEREHELSFLEFNYMCLQAYDFVELFRRSGAILQMGGSDQWGNIITGLDLGRRLGTAQLYALTSPLLTTASGAKMGKTAQGAVWLDESLLPVFDYWQFWRNCEDRDVGRFLKLFTELPLDEIAKLEALGGAEINEAKKVLATEATAMVHGREAALSASEAARKTFEEGALAESLPSVEIAASEIEAGLGVLAAFVKAGLVASTSEARRQIKGGGLRVNDEVISDERAVIAPAAAVKGVVKLSLGRKRHILLKLV; this comes from the coding sequence ATGTCCGACGATTTCTCGCCCGCCTCCGATTTTCTGCGCGCCCTAATCGAGCGCGGCTATCTGCATCAATGCTCAGACCTTGCCGGGCTTGACGCCAAGGCGAAGTCCGGCGAACTCGTCGCCTATATCGGGTTTGACTGCACCGCGCCCTCGCTCCATGTCGGCTCGCTGGTGCAGATCATGATGCTGCGCTGGCTGCAAAAGACCGGCGGCAAGCCGATCGCGCTGATGGGCGGCGGCACGACGCGGGTCGGCGATCCGTCCGGCAAGGACGAAAGCCGGAAAATCCTGACGCTCGAGGCGATCGAGGACAATAAGAACGGCATCAAGCGCGTCTTCTCGAAGTTTCTGACTTTTGGCGAGGGGCCAAAAGACGCGATCATGCCAGACAACGCCGAATGGCTATCGAGCCTCAACTACATCGATTTTTTGCGCGACATCGGCCGGCATTTCTCCGTCAATCGCATGCTGGCCATGGATTCGGTCAAGACGCGCCTCGAACGCGAGCATGAGCTGTCCTTCCTCGAATTCAACTACATGTGCCTTCAGGCCTATGATTTCGTCGAACTTTTTCGCCGTTCCGGCGCGATCTTGCAGATGGGCGGCTCGGACCAGTGGGGCAATATCATCACCGGGCTCGACCTCGGCCGCCGGCTCGGCACGGCGCAGCTCTACGCCTTGACCTCGCCGCTCTTGACCACCGCCTCCGGCGCCAAAATGGGCAAGACGGCGCAAGGCGCGGTTTGGCTCGACGAAAGCCTTTTGCCTGTGTTCGACTATTGGCAGTTCTGGCGCAATTGCGAGGATCGCGACGTCGGGCGGTTCTTGAAACTGTTCACCGAGTTGCCCCTGGACGAGATCGCAAAGCTTGAAGCCCTTGGCGGGGCCGAGATTAATGAGGCCAAGAAAGTGCTGGCGACCGAGGCGACCGCCATGGTGCATGGGCGGGAGGCCGCTCTTTCTGCGTCAGAGGCCGCGCGCAAAACTTTCGAAGAAGGGGCGCTGGCGGAAAGCCTTCCCTCGGTCGAGATCGCAGCCAGCGAGATCGAGGCCGGGCTCGGCGTTCTCGCCGCCTTCGTCAAGGCGGGGCTCGTCGCGTCGACGAGCGAAGCGCGCCGCCAGATCAAGGGCGGCGGCCTCAGGGTCAATGATGAAGTAATCTCCGACGAGCGCGCCGTGATCGCGCCCGCCGCCGCCGTAAAGGGCGTCGTCAAACTCTCGCTCGGCCGCAAGCGGCATATTTTGCTAAAGCTGGTCTGA
- the sufC gene encoding Fe-S cluster assembly ATPase SufC: protein MLEVKNLTVSIDGRTILDELNLTVQDGEVAAIMGPNGTGKSTLSYVIAGRKDYTIESGEVLLNGVNLLDLEPDVRAAHGVFLAFQYPLEIPGVATMTFLKAALNAQRKQRGEAELTTPEFMKRVKGAADKLEIKQEMLKRALNVGFSGGEKKRMDILQMALLEPSFAILDETDSGLDIDALRIVASGVNALRSPKRSFLIITHYQRLLDYIVPDTVHVMTKGKIVKTGGADLAVELEKSGYRDYSVEDAAA from the coding sequence ATGCTCGAAGTCAAGAATCTCACTGTTTCGATTGATGGACGGACCATTCTCGACGAACTCAACCTGACGGTCCAGGACGGCGAAGTCGCCGCGATCATGGGTCCGAACGGCACCGGCAAGTCGACGCTCTCCTATGTCATCGCCGGCCGCAAGGATTACACGATCGAATCCGGCGAAGTTCTCCTGAACGGCGTCAATCTCCTTGACCTCGAGCCCGACGTGCGGGCGGCGCATGGCGTTTTCCTCGCCTTCCAATATCCGCTCGAAATCCCGGGCGTCGCGACGATGACATTCCTCAAGGCCGCCCTGAACGCGCAACGCAAGCAGCGCGGCGAGGCGGAGCTGACGACGCCGGAATTCATGAAGCGCGTCAAAGGCGCCGCCGACAAGCTCGAGATCAAGCAGGAGATGCTGAAGCGCGCGCTGAATGTCGGATTTTCCGGCGGCGAGAAGAAGCGCATGGACATTCTGCAGATGGCGCTGCTCGAGCCGAGCTTCGCTATTCTCGATGAGACCGATTCGGGGCTCGACATCGACGCGCTGCGGATCGTCGCGAGCGGCGTCAACGCGCTGCGCTCGCCAAAACGCAGCTTCCTCATCATCACCCATTATCAACGCCTGCTCGACTATATCGTGCCCGACACCGTGCATGTCATGACAAAGGGCAAAATCGTGAAAACGGGCGGCGCGGATCTCGCCGTCGAACTCGAAAAGAGCGGCTATCGCGACTATTCCGTCGAAGATGCGGCTGCCTGA
- a CDS encoding cysteine desulfurase family protein, with protein sequence MPPRAYLDHNATTPLHPAALEAMRAVLARPGNASSVHAEGRAARAAIENARLELGAFVNAPAKAIIFTSGGTEALNLALTPSIDGADGPRPFDRLLIGAAEHSAVLNGHRFPADRAEIVALAGDGALDLEALGAALARHKGERVMLALQAANNETGVIQPVAAAAELVHAAGGFVLCDAVQAAGKIDCDMTRLGADALVLSAHKFGGPQGVGALCFASPASHIRATMIRGGGQERGLRAGTENVAAIAGMAAALRISAERLRRQSEVLASWRDRLEAEVSRIAPDAAFFGAARERLPNTSCFAVPGIEAQVLLMCLDVEGVAVSSGSACSSGKVKRSHVLTAMGVAPNLANGAIRVSLGWDSSEDDCALFVKALEKAVRSLKARLPGAPGQAA encoded by the coding sequence GTGCCGCCGCGCGCCTATCTCGACCATAACGCCACGACGCCTTTGCATCCGGCGGCGCTTGAGGCTATGCGCGCGGTCTTGGCGAGGCCTGGCAACGCCTCTTCCGTTCACGCCGAAGGGCGCGCGGCCCGGGCCGCGATCGAGAACGCCCGGCTTGAGCTTGGCGCTTTCGTCAATGCGCCCGCGAAGGCGATCATTTTCACGTCGGGCGGCACGGAAGCGCTCAATCTGGCGCTGACGCCCTCGATCGACGGAGCCGATGGTCCTCGCCCGTTCGACCGTCTGCTCATCGGCGCCGCGGAACATTCTGCCGTTCTAAACGGTCATCGCTTTCCGGCCGATCGCGCCGAGATCGTTGCGCTGGCCGGCGACGGCGCGCTCGACCTTGAGGCGCTGGGCGCCGCGCTCGCGCGCCACAAAGGGGAGCGCGTCATGCTGGCGCTGCAGGCCGCCAATAATGAGACGGGCGTCATCCAGCCGGTGGCGGCCGCGGCGGAGCTCGTCCATGCCGCCGGCGGATTTGTCCTCTGCGACGCCGTGCAGGCCGCCGGCAAGATCGATTGCGACATGACGCGGCTCGGCGCGGACGCGCTCGTTCTCTCGGCGCATAAATTTGGCGGCCCTCAGGGCGTCGGCGCGCTTTGTTTTGCCTCTCCGGCTTCCCATATAAGGGCCACGATGATTCGCGGCGGCGGTCAGGAGCGCGGGCTCCGCGCGGGCACCGAGAATGTCGCGGCGATCGCCGGGATGGCGGCGGCTTTGCGGATTTCGGCGGAGCGGTTGCGGCGGCAGAGCGAAGTTTTGGCCTCCTGGCGCGACCGTCTTGAGGCCGAAGTCTCGCGCATCGCGCCCGACGCGGCGTTTTTCGGAGCGGCGCGGGAACGGTTGCCGAATACCTCGTGCTTTGCTGTTCCCGGGATTGAGGCACAGGTTTTGCTCATGTGTCTTGATGTCGAAGGCGTCGCGGTCTCGTCCGGGTCTGCCTGTTCGTCCGGAAAGGTAAAGCGCTCCCACGTCTTGACGGCGATGGGCGTCGCGCCAAACTTGGCGAACGGAGCAATTCGGGTCAGTCTGGGCTGGGATTCGTCTGAGGACGATTGCGCATTGTTCGTCAAGGCGCTCGAAAAGGCGGTTCGCTCTCTCAAGGCGAGACTGCCGGGAGCGCCAGGTCAGGCAGCGTGA
- a CDS encoding alpha/beta hydrolase, with the protein MPEVMFNGPAGRIEGRFHPSTVRGAPIAIILHPHPQFGGTMNNQIVYNLYYAFAERGFAVLRFNFRGVGRSQGGFDHGQGELSDAAAALDWAQAINPEARACWIAGISFGSWIGMQLLMRRPEIEGFISIAPPANRFDFSFLAPCPSSGLFVHGDQDRVAPLKEVTGLIEKLKTQKGILIEHAVIPGANHFFENCVEPLIEEVGIYLDRRLGNPPRLPTPTRSEPAERR; encoded by the coding sequence ATGCCCGAGGTAATGTTTAACGGTCCGGCCGGCCGCATCGAGGGTCGGTTTCACCCCTCGACCGTACGTGGCGCGCCGATCGCCATTATTTTGCATCCCCACCCGCAATTCGGCGGGACGATGAATAATCAGATCGTCTACAACCTCTATTATGCTTTCGCCGAGCGCGGCTTCGCGGTCCTGCGGTTCAATTTCCGCGGCGTCGGGCGCAGCCAGGGCGGCTTCGATCACGGCCAGGGGGAATTGTCGGACGCCGCCGCGGCGCTCGACTGGGCGCAGGCGATCAATCCGGAAGCCCGGGCCTGCTGGATCGCCGGCATCTCCTTCGGCTCCTGGATCGGCATGCAGCTTCTGATGCGCCGTCCGGAGATCGAAGGATTCATTTCGATCGCGCCGCCCGCCAACCGCTTCGATTTCTCCTTCCTCGCCCCCTGCCCCTCCTCGGGCCTCTTCGTGCATGGCGACCAGGACCGCGTGGCGCCTTTGAAGGAAGTCACCGGACTCATCGAGAAGCTGAAGACGCAAAAGGGCATATTGATCGAGCATGCCGTGATTCCCGGCGCCAATCATTTCTTCGAAAATTGCGTCGAGCCTCTGATCGAGGAAGTCGGCATCTATCTCGATCGCCGCCTCGGCAATCCGCCGCGCCTGCCGACGCCGACCCGCAGCGAGCCGGCGGAACGGCGCTAA
- the sufB gene encoding Fe-S cluster assembly protein SufB — MAAVQETVDRVKSVDVSEYKYGFFSDIESEKAPKGLNEDIVRFISAKKNEPEWLTEWRLEAFRRWLTMPEPHWARVDFPKIDYQDLYYYSAPKTAAGPKSLDEVDPELLKVYAKLGIPLGEQEILAGVAPERRVAVDAVFDSVSVVTTFKEELAKAGVIFCPISEAVHSHPELVKKYLGSVVPTTDNYYATLNSAVFSDGSFVYIPPGVRCPMELSTYFRINEQNTGQFERTLIIADKGSYVSYLEGCTAPKRDENQLHAAVVELVTHEDAEIKYSTVQNWYPGDADGKGGIYNFVTKRGDCRGARSKISWTQVETGSAITWKYPSCILRGDESRGEFYSIAISNGRQQVDSGTKMIHLGKNTTSRVISKGIAAGASQNTYRGQISSHRKATGARNFTNCDSLLIGNSCGAHTVPYIESRNTSTQFEHEATTSKISDDQLFYCQQRGLSAEEATALIVNGFVRDVLQQLPMEFAVEAQKLIAISLEGSVG, encoded by the coding sequence ATGGCAGCGGTCCAGGAGACCGTCGACCGGGTCAAGTCGGTCGACGTCAGCGAATATAAGTACGGTTTCTTTTCCGACATTGAGTCCGAAAAGGCCCCAAAAGGTCTGAATGAGGACATTGTCAGATTCATCTCGGCGAAAAAGAACGAACCGGAATGGCTGACGGAATGGCGGCTTGAGGCTTTCCGGCGCTGGCTGACCATGCCCGAGCCGCATTGGGCGCGCGTCGACTTTCCCAAGATCGACTATCAGGATCTCTATTATTATTCGGCGCCCAAGACGGCGGCCGGACCGAAATCGCTGGATGAGGTCGATCCCGAACTTCTGAAAGTCTACGCCAAACTCGGCATTCCGCTCGGCGAGCAGGAAATTCTGGCGGGCGTCGCCCCGGAGCGCCGCGTCGCCGTCGACGCCGTGTTCGATTCGGTCTCGGTCGTCACCACCTTCAAGGAAGAGCTGGCGAAAGCCGGCGTGATCTTCTGCCCGATCTCCGAGGCGGTTCACTCCCACCCCGAGCTCGTGAAAAAATATCTCGGCTCGGTCGTGCCGACCACCGACAATTATTACGCGACGCTGAACAGCGCCGTCTTCTCGGACGGATCTTTCGTCTATATCCCGCCGGGCGTCCGCTGCCCGATGGAGCTCTCGACCTATTTCCGCATCAATGAACAAAACACCGGGCAGTTCGAGCGCACGCTGATCATCGCCGACAAGGGCTCCTATGTGTCCTACCTTGAGGGCTGCACGGCGCCGAAGCGCGATGAAAATCAGCTTCACGCCGCTGTCGTCGAACTCGTGACGCATGAAGACGCCGAGATCAAATATTCGACCGTGCAGAACTGGTATCCGGGCGACGCGGACGGCAAGGGCGGCATCTATAATTTCGTCACCAAGCGCGGCGACTGCCGCGGCGCGCGCTCGAAGATTTCCTGGACGCAGGTCGAGACCGGATCGGCGATCACCTGGAAATATCCGTCGTGCATCCTGCGCGGCGACGAATCGCGCGGCGAGTTCTATTCGATCGCCATTTCGAACGGACGCCAGCAGGTCGATTCCGGCACCAAAATGATCCATCTCGGCAAGAACACGACGAGCCGGGTGATCTCGAAAGGCATCGCGGCGGGGGCGTCGCAAAACACCTATCGCGGCCAGATCTCCTCGCATCGCAAGGCTACGGGAGCGCGCAACTTTACGAATTGCGATTCGCTGCTGATCGGCAATTCCTGCGGCGCGCATACGGTGCCCTATATCGAATCGCGCAATACGAGCACGCAATTCGAACATGAAGCGACGACCTCGAAGATTTCCGACGATCAGCTGTTCTATTGCCAGCAGCGCGGTCTTTCGGCCGAGGAAGCGACGGCGCTGATCGTCAACGGCTTCGTGCGCGACGTCTTGCAGCAGCTTCCGATGGAGTTCGCGGTCGAGGCGCAAAAACTGATCGCGATCTCGCTCGAGGGCAGCGTCGGTTAG
- a CDS encoding anhydro-N-acetylmuramic acid kinase: MVRTIGLMSGTSMDGVDVALIETDGEAEISFRGSGFLPYQDEDRALLRAAIADAAPLHDRRARPGALASAEAMVTQRHCEAVRRFLDAQGVDGKTIDVIGFHGQTVLHRPEKRLTVQIGDGAALARSLGHDVVYDFRAADVLRGGQGAPLVPVFHSALVRATGFAEPVAVINIGGVANVTFIEREREPIACDAGPGNALIDDLMLLRKGVAIDRDGATAARGRADEKILKDLLAHPFFALAPPKSLDRNAFSAAAVASLATEDAARTLTAFSAAAIARALDLMPQRPAIAVICGGGARNPTLMAELSARLPCRVADADAFGWSIDAMEAQAFAYMAVRRQKNLPITFPQTTGIDAPLAGGLIARPVR, from the coding sequence ATGGTTCGGACGATCGGCCTGATGAGCGGAACCTCCATGGATGGGGTCGACGTCGCCTTGATCGAAACCGATGGAGAAGCCGAGATTTCGTTCCGCGGCTCGGGGTTTCTGCCCTATCAGGACGAGGATCGCGCGCTGCTGCGGGCGGCCATCGCCGACGCCGCGCCGCTGCATGACCGCCGCGCGCGTCCGGGCGCTCTGGCCAGCGCGGAAGCCATGGTGACGCAGCGCCATTGCGAGGCGGTGCGGCGCTTTCTTGACGCGCAGGGCGTTGACGGCAAGACAATCGACGTCATCGGCTTTCACGGGCAGACCGTGCTCCACCGGCCAGAGAAGCGGCTGACCGTCCAGATTGGCGACGGCGCGGCGCTGGCGCGAAGCCTTGGGCATGACGTGGTCTATGATTTTCGCGCGGCGGATGTGTTGCGCGGCGGCCAGGGCGCGCCGCTTGTGCCGGTGTTTCACAGCGCGCTCGTCAGGGCGACGGGCTTTGCCGAGCCTGTCGCGGTGATCAACATCGGCGGCGTCGCCAATGTGACCTTTATCGAGAGGGAGCGGGAGCCGATCGCTTGCGACGCCGGCCCCGGCAACGCCCTTATCGACGACCTGATGCTGCTCCGCAAAGGCGTTGCTATCGACCGCGACGGCGCCACCGCCGCGCGGGGCAGGGCCGATGAGAAAATTCTCAAGGATCTGCTGGCGCATCCCTTCTTTGCGCTGGCCCCGCCAAAGTCGCTCGATCGCAATGCGTTTTCGGCGGCCGCCGTCGCCTCGCTCGCCACCGAGGACGCGGCGAGAACGCTGACGGCGTTCTCCGCGGCGGCGATCGCCCGCGCCCTCGATCTCATGCCCCAGCGCCCGGCCATCGCTGTGATCTGTGGCGGCGGCGCGCGCAATCCGACGCTCATGGCGGAGCTTTCCGCTCGCCTGCCGTGCCGCGTCGCCGACGCCGACGCTTTCGGCTGGTCGATCGACGCCATGGAGGCGCAAGCCTTTGCCTATATGGCGGTGCGGCGGCAGAAAAATTTGCCCATTACCTTCCCGCAGACCACCGGAATCGACGCGCCGCTGGCGGGCGGCCTCATCGCGCGTCCCGTGCGGTGA
- a CDS encoding DsbA family protein, producing the protein MQTLTKSPAVQSRRVLFRIAAALLLGLAGGSPAFAQGSSVPVDQLMAGEALPDLALGKSDAPVTIVEYASMTCSHCAAFYAETFPTLKSKYIDTGKVRFILREFPLDPLATAGFMLARCAGDDKRNAIVDLLFLQQKNWAFTDKPVESLANLVKQTGMGQEAFETCLKNQDLYDKINKIRDHASEKFGVSATPTFFFNGQKQTGEISPEKLDQILEPLLKS; encoded by the coding sequence ATGCAGACGCTAACCAAAAGCCCGGCCGTTCAGAGCCGCCGCGTCCTTTTCCGGATCGCCGCCGCCCTCCTCCTTGGACTTGCAGGGGGCTCCCCGGCATTCGCCCAAGGCTCCAGCGTGCCGGTCGATCAACTCATGGCTGGCGAGGCCTTGCCGGATCTGGCGCTCGGCAAGAGCGACGCGCCCGTCACGATCGTCGAATACGCCTCGATGACCTGCTCCCATTGCGCGGCGTTTTACGCCGAGACATTTCCAACCTTGAAAAGCAAATATATCGACACCGGCAAGGTGCGCTTCATCCTGCGCGAGTTTCCGCTGGACCCGCTCGCCACGGCAGGCTTCATGCTCGCCCGCTGCGCCGGCGACGACAAGCGCAACGCCATCGTCGATTTGCTGTTCTTGCAACAGAAGAACTGGGCGTTTACCGACAAGCCTGTGGAATCCCTCGCCAACCTCGTGAAACAGACGGGCATGGGCCAGGAAGCCTTCGAGACCTGTCTCAAAAACCAGGATCTTTACGATAAGATCAATAAGATACGCGATCACGCCTCGGAGAAGTTCGGAGTGAGCGCGACGCCGACGTTCTTCTTCAACGGCCAGAAGCAGACAGGCGAAATATCGCCCGAAAAGCTCGACCAGATTTTGGAGCCTTTGCTGAAAAGCTGA
- a CDS encoding iron-sulfur cluster assembly protein: protein MAELQAAETADVMPNEPQWIFDGSIPQPERARFIDDAIAAFKTVFDPEIPCDIYELGLIYKVELEAERAVKVEMTLTAPGCPVAGELARMVETAVGSVNGTLSAKVDVVFDPPWDQSRMSDEARVALDMF, encoded by the coding sequence ATGGCCGAATTGCAAGCCGCCGAAACTGCGGACGTCATGCCGAACGAGCCGCAGTGGATATTCGACGGCTCCATTCCGCAACCCGAACGGGCTCGCTTCATCGACGACGCGATCGCGGCCTTCAAGACCGTATTCGATCCTGAGATACCTTGCGACATCTACGAACTGGGGCTGATCTATAAGGTCGAGCTCGAGGCCGAACGCGCGGTCAAGGTTGAAATGACCCTGACGGCGCCGGGCTGTCCCGTGGCGGGTGAACTGGCGCGCATGGTCGAGACCGCGGTCGGCTCCGTCAATGGAACGCTCAGCGCGAAAGTCGACGTCGTTTTCGATCCGCCCTGGGATCAGAGCCGCATGTCCGACGAGGCCCGCGTCGCCCTCGATATGTTCTGA
- the sufD gene encoding Fe-S cluster assembly protein SufD — MSAQITAARTPAETALAETFDAAVSRLPGGADVKKLREAAFSAFYTAGLPHRRIEAWHYTDLRALMRAALPLAAPPSAAAIAALRDELSKSAPAQRLVIVDGVFVPELSDPLPAGVFVRSLAAALSEGRPEMIALIASQDFGGTDTIVSLNAALMQDGVVIEVEPGVALADPIRLVYATALSEPSARYSRSAVVVGAGASVRIAEESLGEGARTGQTNGCLIVSVADDAKFQHTAMMTGMAPASLRIESLIARIGARAKFDSFALITGAGVVRRQIFARFEGEGAEGSLRGVSLLRGRQHADTTLLVEHLAPGCTGRQTFKYVLDEEATGVFQGKINVEKDAQKTDGRMLSKALLLSDNVAMNNKPELEIFADDVACGHGATCGGLNDDQLFYLQARGLPFAEAEALLLEAFAADLLDEFDDEELATPFRAEIARWLSARGEKA; from the coding sequence ATGAGCGCTCAAATCACTGCCGCGCGCACGCCCGCGGAAACGGCTCTGGCCGAAACCTTCGACGCGGCCGTCTCCAGGCTGCCGGGCGGCGCCGATGTGAAGAAATTGCGCGAGGCGGCGTTCAGCGCATTCTATACGGCGGGCCTTCCGCATCGGCGCATCGAGGCCTGGCATTATACCGATCTGCGCGCTCTGATGCGCGCCGCTTTGCCGCTCGCGGCTCCGCCGAGCGCGGCGGCGATCGCGGCCTTGCGCGACGAATTGTCGAAATCTGCGCCAGCGCAGCGTCTCGTCATCGTTGACGGCGTATTCGTTCCCGAACTCTCCGACCCGCTGCCGGCGGGCGTCTTTGTGCGTTCGCTCGCCGCCGCGCTGAGTGAGGGGCGTCCCGAGATGATCGCTCTCATCGCGTCGCAGGATTTCGGCGGGACTGACACGATCGTCTCGCTCAATGCGGCGCTGATGCAGGATGGCGTCGTCATTGAGGTTGAGCCGGGCGTCGCCCTCGCTGACCCGATCCGTCTCGTCTATGCGACGGCCTTGAGCGAGCCTTCCGCGCGCTATTCGCGCTCGGCGGTGGTCGTCGGCGCCGGCGCGTCCGTCCGCATCGCCGAGGAAAGCCTTGGCGAGGGCGCGCGCACGGGCCAGACCAATGGCTGCCTCATCGTCTCGGTCGCCGATGACGCCAAATTCCAGCATACCGCGATGATGACCGGCATGGCGCCCGCGAGCCTTCGCATCGAAAGCCTCATTGCCCGCATCGGCGCGCGCGCCAAATTCGACAGTTTCGCGCTGATCACCGGCGCCGGCGTCGTCCGCCGCCAGATTTTCGCGCGCTTTGAGGGCGAGGGCGCGGAAGGCTCGCTGCGCGGCGTCTCGCTGCTGCGCGGGCGCCAGCACGCCGACACGACTTTGCTGGTCGAACATCTGGCGCCGGGCTGCACCGGCCGCCAGACCTTCAAATATGTTCTCGACGAGGAAGCCACCGGCGTCTTCCAGGGCAAGATCAATGTGGAGAAAGACGCGCAAAAGACCGACGGCCGGATGCTGAGCAAGGCGCTGCTTCTGTCGGACAATGTCGCGATGAACAACAAGCCGGAGCTTGAGATCTTCGCCGACGACGTCGCCTGCGGCCATGGCGCGACCTGCGGCGGCCTCAATGACGACCAGCTGTTCTACCTTCAGGCGCGGGGCCTGCCTTTCGCCGAGGCCGAGGCCCTGCTGCTCGAAGCTTTCGCCGCCGACCTTCTCGACGAGTTCGACGACGAGGAGCTGGCCACGCCATTCCGCGCCGAAATCGCGCGCTGGCTGTCTGCGCGGGGGGAAAAGGCATGA
- a CDS encoding cysteine desulfurase, with protein sequence MNKHIVAPAPYDVAKVREDFPILSMEIYGKPLVYLDNGASAQKPKAVVDRMVHATYHEYANVHRGLHFLANAATDAFEAARESVRSFLNAESVNEIVFTKSATEAINLVAASFGEAFIGAGDEIVLSIMEHHANIVPWHFLRERKGAVLKWVDVDDEGEFSLERFEAALSPRTKIVAITHMSNVLGTVTPIKEIIRIAHERGIPVLVDGSQAAVHLSVDVRDLDADFYVVTGHKLYGPTGIGALYGKAKWLEQMPPFLGGGEMIKEVTRDLVTYNDPPHRFEAGTPPIIQAVGLGAALDYMQRLGRDRIHAHETALSEYAHERLSQMNSLRIFGRAKGKGAIISFEMKNAHAHDVATILDRAGVAVRAGTHCAQPLLSRFGVTSTCRASFALYNTFDEVDKLAEALTKAERLFA encoded by the coding sequence ATGAACAAGCATATCGTCGCGCCGGCGCCTTACGACGTCGCCAAAGTGCGCGAAGACTTCCCGATCCTGTCGATGGAGATCTACGGCAAGCCGCTCGTCTATCTCGACAATGGCGCCTCGGCGCAAAAGCCGAAGGCCGTCGTCGATCGGATGGTGCATGCGACCTATCATGAATACGCCAATGTTCATCGCGGGCTGCATTTTCTCGCCAACGCCGCGACGGACGCTTTTGAGGCCGCGCGCGAAAGCGTCAGATCTTTCCTCAATGCGGAGAGCGTGAACGAGATCGTCTTCACGAAATCCGCGACCGAGGCGATCAATCTCGTCGCCGCCTCCTTCGGCGAGGCCTTTATCGGCGCGGGCGATGAAATCGTGCTCTCGATCATGGAGCATCACGCCAATATCGTGCCCTGGCATTTTTTGCGCGAGCGCAAGGGCGCCGTGCTGAAATGGGTCGACGTCGACGATGAGGGCGAGTTCTCGCTCGAGCGTTTCGAGGCGGCCCTGAGCCCCAGGACCAAGATCGTGGCCATCACGCATATGTCGAACGTTCTCGGCACGGTGACGCCGATCAAGGAGATCATCCGCATAGCGCATGAGCGGGGCATTCCGGTTCTCGTCGACGGTTCGCAGGCGGCGGTGCATCTTTCCGTCGACGTGCGCGATCTCGACGCCGATTTTTATGTCGTGACGGGGCATAAGCTCTATGGGCCGACCGGTATCGGCGCGCTCTACGGCAAGGCGAAATGGCTGGAGCAAATGCCGCCCTTCCTCGGCGGCGGCGAGATGATCAAGGAAGTCACCCGCGATCTCGTCACCTATAATGATCCGCCGCATCGCTTCGAGGCCGGCACGCCGCCGATCATCCAGGCGGTGGGACTTGGGGCCGCTCTCGACTATATGCAGCGGCTCGGGCGCGATCGCATTCATGCGCATGAAACGGCGCTGAGCGAATATGCGCATGAGCGCCTGTCGCAAATGAATTCGCTGCGCATTTTCGGCCGCGCCAAAGGCAAGGGCGCGATCATCTCCTTCGAGATGAAGAACGCCCATGCGCATGATGTCGCGACCATTCTTGACCGCGCCGGAGTCGCGGTGCGCGCCGGAACTCATTGCGCGCAGCCGCTGCTGAGCCGGTTCGGGGTCACATCGACGTGCCGCGCGTCTTTTGCGCTGTACAATACCTTCGATGAGGTCGACAAGCTCGCCGAGGCCTTGACCAAGGCCGAGCGCCTGTTCGCCTGA
- a CDS encoding carboxymuconolactone decarboxylase family protein: MRLPLIPPSELTPEQRALYNDMSEGIAKNFKGFVAVREDGALAGPWNPWLHEPVFGKPSWELVKALADNPSLPRAAREVAILVTGAHFNSAYEIYAHVLVGELRGLSDEKLATIVAGQRPNDLTRHEAIAYDFASALVRGGTLPELTYNTAVEAFGQHGAAELSYLVGLYCLVSVTLNTFDVPVPEPKA, from the coding sequence ATGCGCCTTCCGCTCATTCCTCCTTCCGAACTCACCCCAGAGCAGCGCGCCCTTTACAATGATATGAGCGAGGGCATCGCCAAGAATTTCAAAGGCTTCGTCGCAGTTCGCGAAGATGGCGCGCTGGCCGGGCCGTGGAATCCCTGGCTGCATGAGCCGGTTTTCGGCAAGCCGAGCTGGGAGCTTGTCAAGGCGCTGGCTGATAATCCCTCGCTGCCGAGGGCGGCGCGCGAGGTCGCCATTCTGGTGACAGGCGCGCATTTCAACTCGGCCTATGAGATTTACGCCCACGTTCTCGTCGGCGAATTGCGTGGATTATCGGATGAAAAGCTCGCCACCATCGTCGCGGGGCAGCGCCCCAACGATCTGACGCGGCACGAGGCGATCGCCTATGATTTCGCGAGCGCGCTGGTCAGGGGCGGCACGCTGCCGGAGCTGACCTATAACACCGCGGTCGAGGCTTTCGGCCAGCATGGCGCGGCGGAATTGTCCTATCTCGTCGGGCTCTATTGTCTGGTTTCAGTCACGCTGAACACGTTTGACGTGCCAGTTCCCGAGCCCAAAGCGTAG